The genomic region CCAACGTACCGGGAACGTCCTTGGCAAACTGGTTCCGCATGGTGTAGGAGACCATTCCGGGCGTTTCTTTCAGCAATTTTCCAAAGCGTTGGGCAAAGGCGGACGTGTTCAGCAGACCGGCGGCAATGAAGAGCAGAGCAACTTTTTTCATAAATAAAAAGGGTAAACGTTTCTCCAAATAAGCAGGAAAAAGGGGAACTATACCCTGCCCCCTTCCCCAGAATTTTCCGGAAACCGCCCGCGCCGCCCCAAATCACCAGTCATCTTCCTGAAAAGTCCGGAACGCCCGGCTGAGTTCGTCGATGGCCTTCTGGTTTTGCTGCGACCGGGCAAGGGCGATTCCCTGCTCGTACAGCAGCGCCGCGCGGGGCCGGTTCTCCAGTTCGGCGTAGAGCGCCGCCGCGTGGTAATACGTCGGCAGGTAGTGCGGAAAACGCTCCAGCAGCATTTCAAAATAGTGCTGGGCCTGGGCGGGCTGGCTGTCCAGATATTCCATTGCCAGCGCATAAACATTAAACGGCTCATCCGGTTCTTCCTGGATATAGCTTAACAAAAGCTGGATTCGCTGATTATTCATTGAAAATAAAATTAGTATGCTTGCATACGGTTATTTTAAAACTACTTTGTATTTTAGCCGCGAATAATTGTCTTGAACCCGGATTAACGCTGATTTTTGGGATTTCGCTGATTCTGGCTTCACCAGCTAGTAAGAAGCGCGGCATAAGCCCATCATTCAAAAATCATGTCTATCCTTAAAATCAGCGTTAATCCCGGTCCAGAAACCAACTATCCTCATGAAAATTCTAGTCTGTGTAACGAGCGTGCCCGACACGACGACCAAAATTACCTTCACTGACAACAACACCAAACTGAACAAAGCCGGTGTTCAGTTCATCACGGGGCCGTACGACGACTACGCACTTTCGCGGGCCGTTGAACTTAAGGAACAACTCGGCGGCACGGTAACCGTCCTCAACGTCGGCGAGGCCGATACCGAACCCGTCATCCGGAAGTGCCTCGCCATCGGGGCCGACGACGCCATCCGCGTCAATGCCGACCCGACGGACGCCTATTTTGTTGCCGAACAGATTGCGGCCATTGCCAAACAGAACAGCTACGACCTGATTCTGATGGGCCGGGAATCCATCGATTACAACGGCGGTCAGGTGCACGGCATCGTCGGCGAAATGCTCGGCATGCCTTCCATCTCGCCGGTGATGAAGCTGGACGTTTCGGGCAATACGGCCCAGATCGTCCGCGAAATCGAAGGCGGCAAGGAAGAACTCCAGGCCACCCTCCCGCTGGTGCTGGGCTGCCAGGAGCCGATTGCCGAGTGGAAAATTCCGAACATGCGCGGCATCATGACCGCCCGGACCAAGCCGCTCAAAGTGGTCGAGCCAACGGGCAACGACACCCTCACGCAGGTCGCCGCCTATGAACTGCCCGCCCCGCGGGGTGCCTGCAAAATGATCCCCGCCGACCAGGCCGAAGCGCTGATCTCCCTCCTGCGGACAGAAGCGAAAGTCCTGTAATAAGGTAGTGTGGAGTTTGGGGTTTAGAGTTTATAGTTAATGGACAAACAACCATTAACCCTGAAACCCTAAACTATAAACCATAAACTATAAACCTGAAAACAACATGTCAGTCCTCATATTCATTGAACTGGATGAGAAAGCGGTGCGGAAGTCATCGCTGGAAGCGGTGTATTACGGCTCGAAAGTAGCCGAAATGATGGGTACCTCGGCCACGGCCATTGCC from Tellurirhabdus rosea harbors:
- a CDS encoding electron transfer flavoprotein subunit beta/FixA family protein; amino-acid sequence: MKILVCVTSVPDTTTKITFTDNNTKLNKAGVQFITGPYDDYALSRAVELKEQLGGTVTVLNVGEADTEPVIRKCLAIGADDAIRVNADPTDAYFVAEQIAAIAKQNSYDLILMGRESIDYNGGQVHGIVGEMLGMPSISPVMKLDVSGNTAQIVREIEGGKEELQATLPLVLGCQEPIAEWKIPNMRGIMTARTKPLKVVEPTGNDTLTQVAAYELPAPRGACKMIPADQAEALISLLRTEAKVL
- a CDS encoding tetratricopeptide repeat protein; its protein translation is MNNQRIQLLLSYIQEEPDEPFNVYALAMEYLDSQPAQAQHYFEMLLERFPHYLPTYYHAAALYAELENRPRAALLYEQGIALARSQQNQKAIDELSRAFRTFQEDDW